The region TCTATTTATAGATCACTttctatatataaataactgaagataattaacaaatcataaTTGTAATCagtgttaaaataaaatacaattagtaGAGAGAACACATTCATGGTGTCCCAAAATAAACAGGGCAGACAATTAAGTCATGATTCTCTATTCTATAATATGTTTTATTGATATTCATAATTAGCTATTATTTGAAATATgaacatatttattatttgtctggttattttaattataaaagtaTACAGAATTTTAAGTActaatgctttattttaatacaactGAGAAAACTGGAatatcttaattttttttgtacaaaTATTGCTGTGTATTTAAGTCTTTAATTActcttaataaaaatgtaacatGAACACTTTAACAGCCCCATCACTGGTGCTTGTGGAACGCCCTGTGTTACAATAATCCAAACCCAaattttattcattgtttttacaaaacagtatctatgtgcatgtttaaattttttaatattagattaccataataaattaattatgtgGCACTTAGGTggagcagcagtaaattacacaaACCCACTAGTGCTGAggtctggggatccagggtttgaatctcagcggcgCTGAACATGATGGCTAATGTCCGATTAGGTGGtagaaacagcctagccattggtaggtgcacttgtcagtgcacttgcAATGCCGATCCCAAGCCCGAATACAAACAGGAGAGTtgtatcaggaagggcatttggcataaaaactgtgccaaatctggTGTGCttgagcagccaaaagaaaaaaatatttttgtttaacacattcccaagaaaaaaagaacaaggcCTTTAAGCAATTAggaataaaatacagcaaattAATTCTTACACAGAGTGATACACAAGCTGAGATTTAAGCATAAGCTTAGAGATTAAGTTTAGGATTTAAGTTTAAGCTTAGATGTATATAAATTTATATGTGGTTTCTGACATGTAAGATGGGTGTGTATGGATGGCAGTCTTTTCTCAGGCTTACCTGTGTGTACGCCATCCTGTCCTCAGTCTCTCCTCGCTGTCTTACTTTCCATCCAGAGCGACATGGTGCTCTCTGGATCAGTCACCCTCAGGCTGCAAAAAATCAACAGGCAAATGAAGtaagaaaaagaagaatgaaagaaaagaagaatCTCTGACTGATTGATGAAGCTAAAATTCTCACAAATCCTGCTTCAGGAATAATGTAGACCACCGGTCCTGACATAAAACACATCCCCCTAACCCTTTCTCTCGCTTTCTTCCTCTATCCCCTCCTCCCTATTATCATCGTCATCATCTTCGTCCCCACCCACTCAGACGCTCCTGATCCTTCTTCATCTATGGAGCTGGCAGCGTCTCTCCGGTCTCCTCCCTCCATTCAATACATCCAAATGACTCACTGAGGTTCAGAGGAGCAATGATGGCTGTCAAATCGTTTCTTCCAGCTCTGGTTTACAACGTTGTTCTCATTGCAACCACTTGTTGTTGCTTCCAACCTGGTGACTGAAGAGTGACTGGTGGGAAAGGGAGGGTTACCGGAGCCAAGccacctgctgctgctgctcccCACTCACTCtctgactgacacacacacacataaactgaAGCATAATGCAAGTGTGTGTTTGAACAGTCTTGGTTGGTTGAGGAGCGTAACCTGAGGTCGGCTGTAGGCTAAGAAAGTTTCCGTGGAAACCACAGACACGAGGATTGCCTCTGTGTCAACAGTACATCTGCAGAATTGCCCCTGCTGTTTGTGAGCTTACACATACGAGGTCACAATAAAAAATGGTTCATCGATTCAcctaaattattttttacaatcCCAGGCCTGAGCTCTGTACCAGGTTTTTCTGGCAGCCACTAACCTCTTAGTGCCATTGTTTCCTCCGCTGGTCCTTCACAGGTACAGAGTCTTGCATGATTCGGAACAGCACAAGCAGTCTTCTGTCTGTGGTTCATAAACAAATGGTGCATAATAAGCAATTTACTGCTGATATACTAACAATTGAGTTCTCATTACGACTCCCTACTGGGCTACTGACAGTGcttttatttctaattatttacatttgcattactGATGTTTCTCCTGTTCAGAATCAGTTTTACACACTAAGGTGGATAATTAGAATTTACCagagaaactttttaaagagatTTTTAATCcctaaatacaaatatttcagACAACACAGACCATatcaatacaataataataccaatattaAGTCACTCCAAGAAAGCACTGTTTGCTTGTACTGTCTCTGCATAAACCAGAACTGATAGTtttgaaaacactggagaacatTAATTAATGAACTATAGTTTACATGAAAAGCCCTGTGACAGAAGTGGATCATGTTAAGtgcatttaatgcatttaacgAATTCTATTTTATCCAaagttgtgaccaaatacagtgTAAACATTTGAACATTGTGCTaaaagggcacaacagtggcatgttggctgtggtggggcttaaaccagcaaccttttgattaatagtccagcacttgtatacatgtacatgtaTCATTAACCTAAACTTTATGCAGTGTGATACTCAATACATTTTTAGTAATATTATGTTACAGAGCAGGTACATGTCAGAAGAATACACTTCCACTCAGTTTCTGCTCATTGTGATGATATTTTCAGTATTTCTCTTACCCGGTGAAGTACCAACATTCACACATGAACTAACCTGGTATTTACTCTGTAACTGTACTGAGTTTTAATCAGAAAAATGACCAATTCAGTGTTTTACAGAATTAAATCTCGGGAGTGCCTTTTCTCATTTACACAATGCTTACAATGCTGGTAAACAGTCGTTAATGTCCAAATAATCGTGAATAAATGGAAGTCGTGTGGTCTGTGTGTTCCTGGAACAGAAATTCTAGTTGGTATTTGGAGGTTTTGAGGTTTTGGTGTGATTTTTTGGATACCTGGTCTACAAGGTTTTGGAGCCTCTGTAATGTAATACTGCACTGACATCTAGTGTTAAAACTAGTGTTAAACACAAcgtacatacacattacatcgtGTTTATGGCTTAAATTCACTGTAGTATTTGTCACGatatgtttttatgtacaaCAGACAGGAGATTTTAAGATTAcattaggttttactgttaATGTCATGCTAACTATGCTAACTGTATGCTAATTGCTAATCTTTGTTTTCAGCAGCATTGGAGACACCCCCGCGCCATCGGTCTATGATGACGTCACTGGCAGCCAGACCTCGACAGTATCACAcatcagtaataaataaatataagcaaTATAAGTATTAATTAGATAATTTAAGCAGTAATTAGATAATATAAGCATTAATTACATAATATAAGCAGTAATTAGAAAGGATGTGTGGCAACGAGCTGCTGCCTGTGGGTGGAACATGGCACGTTTACTGCCACATCAGCCTGCTGCACATGTGGCTCAAATAGAGACAGATTATAAACACATTACAGAAAGAAGTAAACCATTCTGTCTAAATAAACACTTATGTTGACTAAAAAAACCCAGAGCTCAAGCTTGCATGAATCACTCAGATGAGACGAAGAGGAAGCAAAAGGGCAAACAAGCCAAGAAAATGTGTAGGCTACTGAACAACTGCTGTCTGAGAATACTTCCCACGAACAGATCCGAAATATGGATTTAAATGTTCGTCCTCTCATGTATGGCGgatttttaaaatagaatatagCTTCAGAAATAATAATCACATAATTTAATTTTTCCActttaaacatttaactttagtAATTGATAGATTACATGAAAAGCCCTGTGACAGGAGTGGATTGTGTTAAGtgcatttattgcatttaataaATCCTGTTTGATCCAAATAGGATTCATTAAATAGGATTCAGCTGTGACCAACGACTGCTTTACAGTGTAAACATTTCAACATTGTGCTGAAAAGGTACAACAGTGGCAtgttggctgtggtggggcttaaaccagcaacattctgattaatagtccagcACCTgtatacatgtaaatgtaaatgcattattGACCTAAACTGTCTGAGAATACTCTCCACAAACAAATTATAGATATAGATTCATAATCGTCTCATCTTGTATGGCTGgtttttaatatatatgtatatagatgTAAGTTTTGGGTCAAAATGAGCGCTCACATAATTAAGTTTTTACGCTTTGAACATCTGACTTTATTTTttgattgattcatttattcagtgtctgttttaccactgctttatcctggtcagggtcactgtggaaGTGATTatttgggcgaaaggcaggaaacaccccggacaggtcgccagtccatcacaaggctcacacacacactcaggtcaGATTGTCAGTCGCTCCAGTCTTTGGACTTgctggagaaaactggagcacccagaggaaaccctcgCGGACATTCAGACTTCACACGAAAGGAAATCagacccaggtccttcttgttATAATACGTCTTGCTATACACACTGTATACCCACTACAAATGGTGTCAATGTGTTTGCAGTGGAAGCAGCGGATTGTCAAGACCGATAAGTCCAGAAAGAGGACAGCCAGACAGAGACCAGGTCCATAATGAGCACACAGAGACCAAAGACAACAAAGACAGAGGTCAATCCACATGTAAGGCTTTTATTCATCCTCTATACTGAATCCTTTGTATTATAATGACTATTGTACTGTTGTAAAGTTCAGACTAACCACAGCTTGTGCTAAATGATTCATATTTATTTCAAGCtgagtaaataaacatgtttcatAGCTGCTTTCCTTCAAAAGATATTTCAAGCCATGCTTAGTACAGACAGCGAGAAGGAACTGTATTTAGTAAGATTGTATGTTTCTCAAGGGTCTATTTATTCACTTCCTGTTATGTAGGTTAGAAAAACATGCAACAGCCCTCCAGAATGCTGCGGAGTTAACGTGGCAGGAATAAAACAAACAGCGTAACAAGTTCTGTCCTGTAAAATAAACTTAATAGTGCTAGGGTGATGCGGTGGTCTAacgcactagcccaccaccactaaggCTCGACTCTGGAGTTCCAGTGTGGGTTAGGATCTGGTGACTGGAATCTTTTTTTCCCActacatgaaaaataaagacaaatatCATCAAATGATCATggaaaataaacaattatttatttagaccgtgcataaacatacatacaacatATAAATTATACATTTGCACAGACTGACACTTTTTTTACAATACAATTGCAACGATATATTTAACAACTATCGTACAGTACATTGTTTCATTCAGAATTCTTCATTCAATACATTCATTCACAGGCATCTCGCAAAAATACGGCTgcacaaaaataacagtacaaGATTATTCTGCTCAATACTAAAACCCTAAATTTATTTAGAAGCCAAACCCTTTTATTGCACtttcacattttaaataaacataaatgtgccttcatttaatattaaacactattattatattagtctTTTCTTGgaacactgcaaaaaaaatctaatgctTTTAATCTCTGCAGTGCTACTACCCAGCTGGACATCTAAACAGACATAAATGGGGTTCAGTCCCGagcctggataaaataaggagCATCTGGTGTAAAATGGCGCCAAATCAGGTGTGCAGACCAGTATTGCTGTGGCGACACATAAATACAGAGTAACAGAGCCACGGCTTTtatgtttttctatttttacatGATTTGTAAATAAATTGGCCCCTAGAGCAACAACACACAGTGATGCAAAGCACCAGTCTGACTGGTTCTGACACACAAAAACTACCACATTGTCAACGGCATTCTGTTGTGGCAAATTTTCCCCTGGTAAATGTGAATTAGTATGTGAGTGAGCAAATGAGTTGCGAGTCAGACACATGAGATGCTTCTTTTGACGTTATCCTATAAATCCACTTTACAGAGAtaatatttgtaaatgatgaaagccaaaacaaaatcgtGATACTAATTAAAGTATGATTAATTGTGCAGCCTTAACTGTGCAATCTGGATCATTTTGCTTGTGTTAAGTTGTCCTTGCTCATTTGTGCTGAGCTCATTTCCATATTCCAAACTCAGTTCTCCTTTTATGTAAACAATGCAAATAGCAATAATGAACTGAAACCATCGAGTTCCTCCTACATCTGCTGGCACAAGAACTGCACAAGAACTCACACAACATGTCGCTAACAGTCACGGTCTCAGGCTGGTGTGATTCAGCGGCCGATACAGGAGCATGTGAGTCAAACGCCACGGAACTGAGTGATTCCATACGGATGAGGTGGTAAACAGAAGGACCGTGCTCGCAACATGTGATATGTCTGATTGCTAGTGCTAAAACCAGTACTAAACTGCCCTTcaactccttggtttgaaactcagtgttgccaccggttggctgggtgccatctggcaggcataattggcagtgcttccagcagatactaattggcctccgtatctgcagggtgggggccggattttgtgtgggtgggtcttcatacgctgtgtaaggaccctgactggcggaaaagaagcctgtgcagaatgcaggggcgagaagaggactgtacacgtgtcagaagaggcgtgtgcagtgacgtgctctcctcggatgcaatcgggtatctctcagcagcggaagacaaaattgaggcgctaaatcataaaaaaaaaaatgcattaaaaaaaaaaagcccctcAGCATGAGACTGGCAAGGGATCACTGTTCCAAGTGTTTCTAATTGGTTCTGTCAAATTAACCCTATTTACATGTGCACAGGAAAACTAAAAGCTAGAGTCAATCACAGTCACTAGCGGTGAAATCAGACGTCCATGCCACAACATTAAATGACACTACAGAGCTACACACAACACCAACAAATAAACCACAAGTTGCTTTTGTGTATTTTTCACTTGAGTTTCAATCATTTAGTCAGAAAGAAACAGCTGGACAAATTGGAATGTTCAAATTCAAAtactaaaaacatacaaaacacaAATTCACACAGTTATTGCTCATCTGCAAAAATCTACCATACATGCTATTCCACATTTAACGTTTTATGAATTTTGTGCCACACAATGTGCAAAAGACGCCAGATTTAAAAGTCTTCCCCTGTAGATGATGCGTTCACTGATTTCCACTTAGAAAATTACCCAAGCATATTATGTAAACAGGCTTCTCCAAGGTAGATCAATGGTTAACGTACTGAACTAGTTACGGCTGTTGGGTCCCTAAACAAGCAATTGCTTTTACTGCATTCActtacaattgtaagtcactttggatgaaagtttCTGCTAAgtgtcataaataaaataacttttGGCTCTTGGTCTATACGTGTATAAGACTACATGGAATGTCTTTACTGTTATCCTCTCCTACAGAATATCACTGGGTTCGTGTAGGCTGCTTTATGAATACTGTAGGATGGTGGAAATTTTTACCCTCTTGGCAATTAACTTGTTCTGAACGTTCACTACCCACATATATAACACTTCCATGCAGGTATGACATCATGGTGACTCTGAGTCAACTCACAACAAGCCCCTAAACCACAGTGGTTCGGTTATACCTCCACAACATGCacacaataaaatattacaaaatatgaaAGGCTACTGATAGCCATGATCTGTGAAAATGAATACGTATTAACAGCTGATATAGCACAGCGTGTATAGTGTTGTGCGCTGTGTTTTGAAAAGGCACTTGTACCTTTGAAACTTCCACCAATTTAAAAGCACAGCAGCAAACTGAATTTTCAAGTTGAAGGAGACATTTTATACTTATATGCCACTGACGTACTTAATATAGAATCCCTGATTACTTCTTagataaaaaaatttaagaaaCTACTTGTACCGACGACCCATGCAGTACTTGTAACCTTCAACATGAATCTTCTATTTGCAGCAATTATCTATTTAAAAATACTGTCTAAAAACTCTGGTTCCTCCATCTTGCTTTGGTTTGGATTAACTGAAGCACCAGACTCTTATCTCATGTTCTTTTTTCATATAAAATTACTTAAAATTAATCCCAAACACAACTGACGCCAGGTAACACGTCTAAAAATGTCTCAACCTGAGATCACCTGAATAAAATCCAATTACTGCAGCAAGATCCGTTAGAGATGAAGATCTATTCGGCGTCGATGTGCTTGCAGCGGACCCGGCGGCCTAGAGAGCTCCTCTGCGGACGGCCGAGGCGGATGAGGCGAGGAAGGTGAGCCCAGGAATAGGACAGACGAGCAGAAACCAGATCCAGAGAGGCAGGGTTAAACTCAGCCCACAGGTTGGACGGGACCATCTCTTTGACGAGCTTCGGCAAAGCTACGGATTCAGGAAGGTTGCCATCACCACCTAGGAGGAGGTGCCGGAGAGTCCGGGCCTGTAGTCCGTCTCGAAGGAAGCGCATCAGGTCTTCCATTCTGTCCATCAGGTGGCGATCGTCCCAGGCCTCAGACGGGGTGCTCAGGAGTAGACGGAGCCAAGCGGTTTTTAAGGTGTAAGACGAAAGAACCCCTCTCCACTCTGCGCCAGCTTGTTGGTCCAACGTTTGACCCCCAAGGTCCCGAACCTCTTTGAGCAGCTGAACGCACTTCAGATGACAGGAATTGGAAGGAAGTCTGCCTTTCAGCCACCCTAGAAGTTTCTGCTCCTGCTTTGGAAAGTAGACCGTCCATATTTCCTGTGACTTCTGCATGCCAGGGGCTGCAACCAAAAAAGCTGAATCACCCAAAGGCAGAGCCGGGATGAGTCGAACGCCCATGGAAATGTGGCAGCAGACGTAGTCCAGACGAGGCGTGAGCTGCAGCTGAACGCGCTGCCCCTCAGTGAGAGAAAGATTAAGGGAGCACCGTTGCTCAAACGGGTACCGGACGGCTGAGAGACATCTTTGGGTGGCGCCATAGAACCAGCGCAGGACAGACTCCGGGCTCAGCCTATAAACTCCCGGTGAGCCGTGTGAACGCAGAAAATAATCGGTGAAGGTTTTGTGTCGACGCAGCCACTCATCCTTTCGAGGTATCTCCAGACTGACCATCGGTGCCCCACCGCGATAATAACTGGAAGGCTCCAGTTTGAGCCCGCGAGGTAGCCTGAGCGGGATCAGGATGTCGAAGCAGTCAGGAGCGCCCACCTTGTGCTCCTCATACGAGCTTCCGATCTGCACGATGTCCCCGCGGAACGCCAAGGACGACTCGGGAGCAATGTCAGCCCGGCCGACCCGCACCAGCTCGCTCACCAGTTTGGCCACGTTAGCCTTGCTGTGGCCCAGGACGTGCGGCGAAAGGCGCACGTGTCTTTCAAAGTGCTCGTCCAGCAACTCCCGTTTAGGAACCGAGGGTTTGGCCGCCGCGTGGACAGCTCGCTTGGCAGAACTAGGTTTAGACAAGCAGTACTTGATGAAGAAGTAACAGAGAGCGAAAGCAAAGACATATTTCAAGAGCAAGAGGACTCCGGGCCCCTGGTCGGAGCAGTCGTCTCCGGGGTCGTCAGGTCCTCGCAGGAGTAAGTGATGCAAGAGCAGCAGGCTGCCCAGAATGCACGAGACCAGAAGCCAGAAGACCCTGAGGTTCAGCGTGTACACACTCATCGTCCTGTTTCAGCCCAGGTTTTCCAGTGCTGATCCCATGCTGAGCCAGGATTCAGCTCGCTTCGTCTCCTACACTCTTCTAAACTTTTTTGATGTTCCTCTTCCCCGTACACGGTGTGCTGAAGTTGGCGTGATGTTTTCTTCGTGTCGTCGCATGTGCTGAGCGGCGTTCTTTCGGGACGTTTGAAAATCCCCCTTCTGTACAGCAAGCGGCGTGTGAAACGAGAGCAGGCACTGAGTGGATGAGCTCACAGGAAATGCCAAACTCTTGAGAGTGGAatttctgttttaaaaaaaaaagtcagccGCTCAGAGTCACACGAGTCCTCCCATCACCCTTCCCCCTGCTCTTAAAGAGACAGAGGGATCTGACTTCTGACTTCCTGCCTCACGTTACGTTGTGCCCTACAGCCACTTTATCAGAGTGCCATTAAAAGTAATATTTGTTCAATGCAAATTACAGTTTTAATTCGGGACTCAGTTTGCAGTATTGAAGTCGTCATCATTAATGCTTTTAAATTTATTACATTCAGTTCTTTTATAGGTTTATAGGAGTCTAAAAGCCGACAGACTAACAATCGgaacactcacttactcaccaacctcttatccaattagggtcgcgggggagtgctggagcctatcccagcttttcaatgggctcaaggcacacagtaacaccctggacggggcgccagtccatcgcagggcagatacacacacacacacacacattcacttatagggcaattctgtatctccagttaacctgactgcatgtttttggactgtgggaggaatcccacgcagacacggggagaacatgcaaactccacaaagaaaggaccggACCACCTTgctgtaaggcaaggcaaggcaagttggCCACCCAAAATTTGGCCACCCAAAATCGGAACAGTTTATCAGTTTTATAATGAGGACACGATGCCATTTATGCACTAGATTCTGACTAAAGtagctttatttcatttatatacAACTTTAATtcacagttgtagcttagtggttgaggtactagactagtaatcagaaggttgttgattcaagccccaccactgcaaggttgcccctgtagggcccttgagcaaggccctcaaccctcaattgctcagattatatgctgtcacaactgtaagtagctttggataaaggtgtttgttaggtgccgaaaatgtaaatgtaatgttgcAATAACAACGGACAGAGGacttctgtttgttttatttcatttattatatttgttttacaaatgttttattcCCCTGTgggctgtaaataaaaaagatgtaCTTTTACTAATTGCCACAGTTTGAGTCAGTCAGTCTTTAATTCTATTTTGCTTTTAAAACAGTTCTCTTTGAGCCGCTGCGGTCAGTCTCAGCTCGAGTTTCAGTAATTTTGTACTGCAGTGAACCTTGTTCAGCTATTGTGTCTGATATTTACAGAGAGAAGAACACACACTGCTCACTGTGTAACATCACAGACAGTAAAACAGGTTGAGCGTGTGTACCCATCTAAAAATAATAAGGATGTGTGAATGTAAGCGGCTGAATTAAAACTGTGATACATTCTAAGATTTGTATTTAATGTTGGTTAGTTCTGAAGATTTTAGGCTATTTGAGGTCACGTTTACTGTATGTTTGTAGGTTCTATTTCTTTGGGCGTGATGAGGCTTCCACATGACAACACTGAGGGCAGTCTCATGACAGGACGTGTGGAAGGACTCAgaagaccaagaataagctggatGGCTTTATCAGGAGCTGGTCTGCCACAGTCCATACATCTGTAAAGTCACAGTAAACAATTAAAGTACTGtgaaacctcgatttaacggacctccattgAACGGTTTTCggatttaacggacaaaatctggaaaaccaaatgtccTGTCTGACTGTTTAAAATTCCAGCGAGGAGTGTACCGAGACCAGTAGGTCAGTTATTGTCCGCTAGCCGGTGCACGTCTCTGTTTATATGAgcgataggctttattttgtcgggaggctcgctttgttctcgcttttttctctgtgttttaagCTTCATTTATGCTTCAgcgctgctccagtagccaccagcgctgcttcagactcagagtccccactataccatcacagcaaaaataaaacatctcCACCACCACACAAGATAAATGAAATTAGTTTAGTAGTTTAGTACAccagttttaatatttatttacaggtttgacatggcatatttacacatttatttacatagttcattttactgttcattatatgtgcatgtttagcacttttgtggatctTAGTGCATGCCGTTGTTTTGGTCAATCACATTTTACGGACcagtatttaatatattttttaattttca is a window of Trichomycterus rosablanca isolate fTriRos1 chromosome 22, fTriRos1.hap1, whole genome shotgun sequence DNA encoding:
- the LOC134300221 gene encoding inositol 1,4,5-trisphosphate receptor-interacting protein-like 2, whose product is MSVYTLNLRVFWLLVSCILGSLLLLHHLLLRGPDDPGDDCSDQGPGVLLLLKYVFAFALCYFFIKYCLSKPSSAKRAVHAAAKPSVPKRELLDEHFERHVRLSPHVLGHSKANVAKLVSELVRVGRADIAPESSLAFRGDIVQIGSSYEEHKVGAPDCFDILIPLRLPRGLKLEPSSYYRGGAPMVSLEIPRKDEWLRRHKTFTDYFLRSHGSPGVYRLSPESVLRWFYGATQRCLSAVRYPFEQRCSLNLSLTEGQRVQLQLTPRLDYVCCHISMGVRLIPALPLGDSAFLVAAPGMQKSQEIWTVYFPKQEQKLLGWLKGRLPSNSCHLKCVQLLKEVRDLGGQTLDQQAGAEWRGVLSSYTLKTAWLRLLLSTPSEAWDDRHLMDRMEDLMRFLRDGLQARTLRHLLLGGDGNLPESVALPKLVKEMVPSNLWAEFNPASLDLVSARLSYSWAHLPRLIRLGRPQRSSLGRRVRCKHIDAE